Genomic DNA from Haloarcula marina:
GCGGGGCCGCCGAGACGCGCGTCCAGGGGACGGTAATCGACACGCTTCTCCGACATCTCCTCCCGGTGTTGCTGTTCGCGGCGATGGTTCCGGCCGTCGACCTCGCGGTGCTGGTCGGACTGGACCGCGTCGTCGTCCTCCACACGCAGGTCGTCTTCGTCATCATGACCGCGACGACGCTGATGACCGCGACGATAAAACTCCGGCAGAATCTCGCCAGTCTCTGACCCGCCCCCTATCCTTTTTGCTCGTCGGGGGCCTCGGGGTCCGTATGCGCGCTGTCAGATTTCACGAGCACGGCGGTCCCGAGGTTCTCACAGTCGAAGACGTTCCGATGCCGACGCCCGAGGGGGACGAAGTACTGGTCGAGGTGGCGGCCGCCGGAGTCAACCCGGTGGACACCTACTTCCGCGACGGGGCGTACGACCCGGGTGAACTGCCGTGGATTCCGGGGTCGGACTGCGCCGGGACCGTCGCCGAAATCGGCGATGCCGTCGAGGGCTACGCCGAGGGTGACCGCGTGTTCGCGACGGGTCTCGGGAACTGGTTGCAGGGGACCTGTGCGGAGTACGCCATCGTCCCCGAATCCCACCTCGCACATTTGCCCGACGCCGTCGATTTCGAGACGGGCGCGGCCGTCGCCCTCGTCGGCGTCACGGCGTGGCAGACGCTCGTCGACGCCTGTTCGCTCGAACTGGCCGAACGCGCCCTGATTCACGGCGGGAGCGGCGGCGTCGGCCACGTCGCGGTCCAACTCGCGGACGCCGCCGGTGCGCGCGTCACGACGACGGCGTCCCCGCAGTACCACGACCGACTGAGCAAACTCGGGGCCGACGACGTGTTCGACTACCGCCGCGAGGACATCGCAGACGCCGTTACCGAGGCGGGCGCGCCCGACGTTATTCTCGACCACCGACTCGACGACTACCTCTCGTTCGACACCGACGTGGCCGCACAGAGCGCGCGCATCGCCGCCATCGGCAACTCGGACCTCGCGGCCACGTTCGAGAACGTCCCGCAGTGCCGAGCGAAAGACCTCACCGTCCACCACGTCTCGATGTTCAACACGCCGGAGTTCGGGGCCGTCCTCGACCGCCTCGCGACGCTGATGGCCGACGACGCGCTCACTGGGGTCGTCGCCGACACCTACGCCCTCGACGAGGTGGCCGACGCCCACGTCGACGTTCTCGAAGAGAGCTTCCTCGGCAAACTCGTCGTCACGCCCTGACCCTTTATCCTGTCCGCGGTCGATACTGTTCGCATGTCCGTCACCTTCGATTTCGACGGGGAGGTCGCACTGGTCACCGGCGTCGGCGGGGCGTTGGGGAGCGCCGCCGCGAACGCGTTCCTCGACGCGGGCGCGACGGTCTGCGGGGCCGACGTGGTCGAACCCGACAGCGAGGAGTTCCAGTTAGCGGACCCCGACCGTATCCACTTCCATCAGGGCGACTTCACCGACGAGGACGACGTGGCGGCCGTCGTCGACGCTATCGTCGAGGAACACGGCCGACTCGACTACCTCCTCAACATCGCCGGGACGTGGCGCGGCGGCGACCCCATCCACGAGACTGACGCCAGCGCGTTCGACTTCCTCTTCGGCGTCAACCTCAAGACGATGTTCCTCGCATCGAAGCACGCGCTCCCCCACCTCAGAGAGACCGAGGGCGCTATCGTCTCCGTGTCTGCCAGGTCGTCGCTGGAGGGCGGCGAGGGCGACGGCCTCTACCGAGCAACGAAAGCGGGCGTCCGCATCCTCACCGAAACTATCGCCGAGGAGAATCTGGGGACGGTCCGGGCCAACAGCGTGATGCCGAGCGTCATCGACACGCCGATGAACCGCGAGATGATGCCCGACTCGGACTTCGAGAAGTGGGTCGACCCGCGGGACATCGCCGCCACGATGTTGTATCTGTGTTCCGACGCGGCGTCGGTGACCAGTGGCGCCGCCGTCCCGGTCTACGGGGAAGCGTAGACCGAGCAGAGGCGGCGCATCTGACCAGTGACAGTCCCGGTCTACGGGGAAGCGTAGACCGAGCAGAGGCGGCGCATCTGACCAGTGACAGTCCCGGTCTACGGGGAAGCGTAGACCGAGCAGCGGCGGCGCGTCTGATGCACAGTACCGGTGTTCACGGACGGGACGGAGAACGAAACGGGTCGTCGTCCCGGTGGACGGACGACGGCCCGCAGACAGAAGCACGTTCTGATGGACAGAACTGACGGGGTGTGGTGGGGGAAAGCCCCGTCAGCCGTTAGCACGATTGGCCGTCCACACTGGCAACAGACGAGATGTGGGACACCATGACAATGCGATGGTTGCTCGGTGAGTTCCGGGAAGCGAGTGTGGACGGTCGTCAGTTCGCCGTGATTGCATTAGTCCGTTGATAATATCCCTATATAGCCCTCAATCGGCCACTGTATCACCGGATTACGTCGCGGTATCGGTCGGTAATCACAGCGGTTAACCACGGGACCGGGTTACCGCGGGACAGCAACATGTCCGAGCGAGAGACGTGGGCGACGCGAATCGGGTTCGTCCTCGCGGCCATCGGTAGCGCAGTCGGTCTGGGGAACCTCTGGCAGTTCCCGTTCAAGACCGCGACCAACGGCGGCGCGGCGTTCGTGGTGTTCTACCTCGCCGCCGTCCTCCTCGTCGGGTTTCCGGCGATGCTCGCGGAGTTCGTCGTCGGGCGGCGGACGAACGTCAACGCCGTCGACGCGTTCTCGGAACTGGGCCACCGTCAGTGGCGGGCCGTCGGCGGGTTGGCCGTCTTCACGGGCTTTTGGATTCTCTCGTACTACAACGTCGTCGGCGGGTGGGTCATCCGCTACATCGTCGGGAGCGCGACGGGGGCGTACTTCGCCGACCCCGGGAGCTACTTCGGTGCCGTCTCCGCTGGACCGGGCGCGGTGCTCGCACAGGCCCTCTTCCTCGCCGTCGTCGTCGGCATCGTCGCCCTCGGCATCGAGGACGGCATCGAGAAGGCGACGAAACTGATGGTCCCCAGCATCGCCGTTCTGCTGGTGGCACTCGCAGCGTGGGTCGCGACGCTCCCCGGTGCGGGGGCTGGCTACGCGTTCTTCCTCTCGCCTGACCTCGGCACGATGGTCGAGAACGCGCCGACCATCATCCCCTTCGCCGTCGGGCAGGCGTTCTTCACGCTCTCGCTGGGGATGGCTATCATGGTCACCTACTCCTCGTACGTCGGCAGCGACGACAACATGGTCGTCGACGGCGGCGTCATCGTGGTCACGAACACCCTGGTCGGCATCCTCGCGGGCCTCGTCGTCTTCCCCATCCTCCTCACTATCGGCACGGAAATCACCACCGAGAGCGGCGGCGCGGGGGCGCTGTTCGTCGCGACGGCCGCCGGGTTCAGTTCGGTCCCGTTCGGTCGCGTGTTCGGCGTCGTCTTCTTCGGCGTCGTCCTCATCGCGGCGCTCTCTTCGGCCATCAGCCTTCTCGAGGTGACCGTCGCGTACGCCAACGACAACTACGGGGTCTCCCGGGGCCGTCTCGCGGCGGCCATCGGCGTCGGCCTCTTCCTCCTCGGCTTGCCGTCGGCGTGGGACACCGCGTGGCTGACGTGGTTCGACCGATTCGCGTATCAGGTGTTCCTCCCCGTCTCGGTGCTCGCGATGGTCGGATTCGTCGGGTGGGTACTCGGACGCGACGCCGTCGACGAACTCCGCCGCGGGGCCGAGTCGCTCGACTCCTTCGGCCCGGTTTGGCTGTGGACGCTCCGCGTAGTCGTCGTCGCGGCCATCGTCGGAACGCTCTTGCTCGGCATCAACGAGATGTTCCTCGTCGAGAACGCCGACTTCTTCCAACCGCTCTGACGCGTTTCGTCCGCTCTCGACACGCTTTTTCCTGCGTGGACTGACCCCCAGTCGATGACGAGAGCCACGTGGCGGACCCGACTCGGGTTCGTCCTCGCCGCCGTCGGAAGCGCCGTGGGCCTCGGGAACATCTGGCGGTTCCCGTGGCTGACCGCGACCAACGGGGGCGCGGCCTTCCTCCTGTTGTACCTCCTCGTAATCGTCCTCGTCGGCGTCCCCGGCCTCGTCGGCGAGATGGTCATCGGTCGCCGGAGTCGCCGGAATCCCGTCGGCGCGTTCGCCGAACTGGGCGGCCCCCGGTGGCGAGTCCTCGGTGGCGTGGCGCTGGTCGCCTCCGTCGTCGTCCTCTCGTTCTACTCGGTGGTCGGCGGCTGGATTCTCCGGTACACCCTCGCCAGCGCGACTGGCGCGTACTTCGCCGCGCCCGAGCAGTACTTCGCGGCCATCGACTACGGAGTTGGCGCGGCGGGCTTTCACGCCCTGTTCCTGCTGGCGACGGTGGCCGTGGTCTACGCGGGCGTCGACCGCGGCATCGAACTGGCCACGACGGTGATGGTGCCCGGTATCGTCCTGCTGTTCGGTGGCCTCGCCGTCTGGGTCGCCACCCTCCCGGGCAGCGGCGGCGGCTACGAGTTCTTCCTCTCGCTGGATGTGGCGTACCTCCGCGATAATTTCTTCAGCGTCCTCGTCGCGGCGGCCGGACAGGCGCTGTTCACTCTCTCCGTGGGTGCGGGCGCGATGCTGACGTACGCCTCCTACCTCGGCGAGGACCGCTCGCTGGCCGCGGACGGAACCATCATCGCCGCGCTGAACACCGGCATCGGCGTCCTCGCGGGGCTGGTCATCTTCCCGCTGCTGTTCTCTCTGGGCGTCTCGCCGGGCGAAGGTGGGCCCGGCGCGCTGTTCGTCGGCCTGGCGGGCGCGTTCGGGACGCTTCCGTACAGTCGCGTCGTCGGCGTCGTCTTCTTCGGCGTCGTCCTCTTGGCGGCGCTGTCCTCGGCGATAAGCATCATGGAGGTGCTCGTCGCCTACCTCGTCGACGAACACGCGCTCTCCCGGCCGCGAGCGACCGCTGGCGTCGGCGGCCTCTTTCTGGTTACGGGGACTGCCGCCGCCCTCTCCCCGTCGCTGTTCGGCCTCCTCGCGGACACGTTGGCGAACCTCGTCCTCACCGCCGGACTCCTCGGATTCCTGCTGTTCGACGGGTGGGTGCTCCGGCGTGCCGCCCTCGACGAGTACGAGACGGGCGCGGGTCGACTCGCCCGCCTGACGGGTCGTCCGTGGTACTACGCCGTCGCCGTCGTCATTCCCCTGTTCCTCGCGTTCACCTTCCTCACGGGACTCGGGGCCGTCGCCGGCGTCCCTGTGTCCGCACCGGCGGCACTCGCGCTGGCCGTCGTCGGCGTCGGCGGGGCCATCGTCTTGCTTCGGTCAGACACCGATTCGACGGCCTGACTCCCGCGCCCCTTCTCGGATGGAAACCCGGAAAAGCGCTCGGTGCCTCCCCCGAGACGATGGAACGCGGACGCATCGACGTGACGGGGCTCTCGGGCGGCATCGACCTGCAGGCGACCGTCGAGAGCGGCCAGTCCTACCTCTGGGACCGCGAAGACGGCCGGATGTACGAGCGGACGGCCGCCAGCGGTGGGGACGCGTGGTACTGGACGACTATCCGCGTCGACGGCGACCCCGAAGTTATCCGGGTCCGGCAGGCGGACGGCAACCTCGAATGGGAGTCGAGTTTCGACGCCGAACCGCAGGTCCGAACCCTCCTGGGTCTGGACGACGACCTCCCGGCGATTCGGGAGACTGCGCCGCCGGACGCCGTGGTCGACGAGGCCTTCGACGCCTACTGGGGGATGCGTATCGTCCGCGACCCTGCCTTTCCGACGCTCATCTCGTTCATCTGCTCGGCGCAGATGCGAGTCGGCCGCATTCACGGGATGCAACAGGCGCTCCGTCGCGAGTTCGGCGAGGCCGTCGAGTTCGACGGCGGGACCTACCGCGCGTTTCCGACGCCCGACGCCCTCGCCGGGGCGAGCGAGGCTGACCTGCGGGACCTGAATCTCGGCTACCGCGCGCCCTACGTCAAGCGGTCGGCGGAGATGGTCGCCGACGGCGACGCCCACCCCGACGACGCGCGCGGCCTCGACTACGAGGACGCCCGCGAGACGCTGACCCAGTTCGTCGGCGTCGGCGACAAGGTGTCCGACTGCATCCTCCTGTTCTCGCTGGGCTACCTCGAAGCGGTCCCGCTGGACACGTGGATTCGGACGACTATCGAGGAGTACTACCCCGAATGCGACCGCGGGAACTACCGGGACACGTCTGCGGCTATCCGCGAGACCCTCGGCGGCGAGTACGCCGGGTACACGCAGACCTACCTGTTTCACTACCTCCGGTCGGGCGGCCGGGACCACTGAAACTAACTTCGGGCCCGCGGTACACTCGCCTATGTCTCGCAAACGGGTACACGTGTACGTCACGGGCCGCGTACAGGGAGTTTACTACCGAGCGACCACGCGCGACACCGCCCGCGAACACGGGGTCGACGGCTGGGTGAAGAACCTCGACGACGGCCGCGTCGAAGCGGTGTTCGAAGGCGACCCCGACGCCGTCGACGAAATGGTCGAGTTCTGCTACGACGGGAGCACGCGAGCGAACGTCACCGACGTAGAGATTCACGACGAGGACCCCGAGGGACTGGACGGGTTCGAGGTCCGCTGGTAGGAACCGGCTGGGCGGCCCCGCCCGCCCCCTATCGTTACCACGGAGGCGGGCGAACCCCCGCGTATGCTCACTGGCTCAGAGATGGGCGTCGTCGACGAGAACGCGGCGGCGCTCGGCGTCCCGCGCAAGCAGTTGATGGAGTCCTCGGGCAACGCCACCGCGCGGGCGGTCAGGGAACACGTCGACCCGGGCGCGGCCGTGACCGTCGTGGCCGGGCGAGGCAACAACGGCGGCGACGCGCTCGTTGCCGCTCGCTTCTTGGACGAGTACGACCTCCGAGTCCTCCTGTTGGGTCGTCCGGAGACCATTA
This window encodes:
- a CDS encoding NADPH:quinone reductase, with amino-acid sequence MRAVRFHEHGGPEVLTVEDVPMPTPEGDEVLVEVAAAGVNPVDTYFRDGAYDPGELPWIPGSDCAGTVAEIGDAVEGYAEGDRVFATGLGNWLQGTCAEYAIVPESHLAHLPDAVDFETGAAVALVGVTAWQTLVDACSLELAERALIHGGSGGVGHVAVQLADAAGARVTTTASPQYHDRLSKLGADDVFDYRREDIADAVTEAGAPDVILDHRLDDYLSFDTDVAAQSARIAAIGNSDLAATFENVPQCRAKDLTVHHVSMFNTPEFGAVLDRLATLMADDALTGVVADTYALDEVADAHVDVLEESFLGKLVVTP
- a CDS encoding SDR family oxidoreductase, which produces MSVTFDFDGEVALVTGVGGALGSAAANAFLDAGATVCGADVVEPDSEEFQLADPDRIHFHQGDFTDEDDVAAVVDAIVEEHGRLDYLLNIAGTWRGGDPIHETDASAFDFLFGVNLKTMFLASKHALPHLRETEGAIVSVSARSSLEGGEGDGLYRATKAGVRILTETIAEENLGTVRANSVMPSVIDTPMNREMMPDSDFEKWVDPRDIAATMLYLCSDAASVTSGAAVPVYGEA
- a CDS encoding sodium-dependent transporter; translation: MSERETWATRIGFVLAAIGSAVGLGNLWQFPFKTATNGGAAFVVFYLAAVLLVGFPAMLAEFVVGRRTNVNAVDAFSELGHRQWRAVGGLAVFTGFWILSYYNVVGGWVIRYIVGSATGAYFADPGSYFGAVSAGPGAVLAQALFLAVVVGIVALGIEDGIEKATKLMVPSIAVLLVALAAWVATLPGAGAGYAFFLSPDLGTMVENAPTIIPFAVGQAFFTLSLGMAIMVTYSSYVGSDDNMVVDGGVIVVTNTLVGILAGLVVFPILLTIGTEITTESGGAGALFVATAAGFSSVPFGRVFGVVFFGVVLIAALSSAISLLEVTVAYANDNYGVSRGRLAAAIGVGLFLLGLPSAWDTAWLTWFDRFAYQVFLPVSVLAMVGFVGWVLGRDAVDELRRGAESLDSFGPVWLWTLRVVVVAAIVGTLLLGINEMFLVENADFFQPL
- a CDS encoding sodium-dependent transporter, yielding MTRATWRTRLGFVLAAVGSAVGLGNIWRFPWLTATNGGAAFLLLYLLVIVLVGVPGLVGEMVIGRRSRRNPVGAFAELGGPRWRVLGGVALVASVVVLSFYSVVGGWILRYTLASATGAYFAAPEQYFAAIDYGVGAAGFHALFLLATVAVVYAGVDRGIELATTVMVPGIVLLFGGLAVWVATLPGSGGGYEFFLSLDVAYLRDNFFSVLVAAAGQALFTLSVGAGAMLTYASYLGEDRSLAADGTIIAALNTGIGVLAGLVIFPLLFSLGVSPGEGGPGALFVGLAGAFGTLPYSRVVGVVFFGVVLLAALSSAISIMEVLVAYLVDEHALSRPRATAGVGGLFLVTGTAAALSPSLFGLLADTLANLVLTAGLLGFLLFDGWVLRRAALDEYETGAGRLARLTGRPWYYAVAVVIPLFLAFTFLTGLGAVAGVPVSAPAALALAVVGVGGAIVLLRSDTDSTA
- a CDS encoding DNA-3-methyladenine glycosylase family protein, with the protein product MERGRIDVTGLSGGIDLQATVESGQSYLWDREDGRMYERTAASGGDAWYWTTIRVDGDPEVIRVRQADGNLEWESSFDAEPQVRTLLGLDDDLPAIRETAPPDAVVDEAFDAYWGMRIVRDPAFPTLISFICSAQMRVGRIHGMQQALRREFGEAVEFDGGTYRAFPTPDALAGASEADLRDLNLGYRAPYVKRSAEMVADGDAHPDDARGLDYEDARETLTQFVGVGDKVSDCILLFSLGYLEAVPLDTWIRTTIEEYYPECDRGNYRDTSAAIRETLGGEYAGYTQTYLFHYLRSGGRDH
- a CDS encoding acylphosphatase, which encodes MSRKRVHVYVTGRVQGVYYRATTRDTAREHGVDGWVKNLDDGRVEAVFEGDPDAVDEMVEFCYDGSTRANVTDVEIHDEDPEGLDGFEVRW